In Chanodichthys erythropterus isolate Z2021 chromosome 11, ASM2448905v1, whole genome shotgun sequence, a single window of DNA contains:
- the il13ra1 gene encoding interleukin-13 receptor subunit alpha-1, whose product MCRFWDLTLMICFSVSVMFVGGDNMAELPPPKNLTFIWETPFRLSLTWEKPEDLDHSCRVNYTVLVYNSQNCSEKKESKRVQTQGCKFEISNENGLCISVITNPENCEQRVNSQATNISIAPPSVRLVKNRSNEYSHSKMKCTWVPVVDVQDLSLYYWLPRDESIKECKPDETMKTRGCIIHDEFLKEAMNIFYLFKGTYNGTSIINTFKDERPVDYVKLNKPQLTIHRDGQKLFFQANGSDLDEFTKECYMYNYTISKCNKNETTQLKKSQHDVQYDPACKYRARVQLIFSSNCGNGRSDPSDEVEYGADNDPKLPALLAVIIIPLIVSFCLLVSLVLLRRHKDIIFPKIPEPSLLFKDMLINNIRTPEELQSPAAGRLYIPLEEVVESKISLEPDTPFVPTMKNEAK is encoded by the exons ATGTGTCGATTTTGGGATTTAACCTTGATGATATGCTTCTCGGTCTCCGTCATGTTCGTCGGAGGTGATAACATGGCAG AACTCCCTCCTCCGAAGAATCTGACCTTTATATGGGAAACACCTTTTCGGCTCAGTTTGACATGGGAAAAACCTGAGGATTTGGATCATAGCTGTAGAGTGAACTACACGGTACTTGTGTACAATTCGCAG AACtgttcagaaaaaaaagaatccaAGAGAGTCCAAACCCAGGGCTGTAAATTCGAAATCTCCAATGAGAATGGACTGTGCATCAGTGTCATAACAAACCCTGAAAACTGTGAACAACGAGTCAACAGTCAAGCGACGAACATTAGCATAGCTCCACCTTCAG TGAGGCTGGTGAAAAACAGAAGCAATGAATATTCCCACAGCAAGATGAAATGCACTTGGGTTCCTGTTGTTGATGTCCAAGACCTCAGTTTATATTACTG GCTACCTCGGGATGAATCAATAAAAGAATGTAAACCTGACGAGACGATGAAGACCAGAGGATGTATCATACATGATGAATTTCTCAAGGAAGCGATGAACATATTCTATCTGTTCAAGGGCACTTACAATGGTACTTCCATAATCAACACGTTCAAGGATGAACGTCCAGTAGATTACG TGAAACTAAACAAACCTCAACTTACAATCCATAGAGATGGGCAAAAACTCTTTTTTCAAGCAAATGGATCAGATTTAGATGAGTTTACAAAGGAATGCTACATGTACAACTATACAATCAGCAAGTGCAATAAG AATGAAACTACACAGCTCAAAAAAAGTCAGCACGATGTGCAGTATGACCCAGCCTGCAAGTACAGAGCCAGAGTGCAGCTCATCTTCTCAAGTAATTGTGGTAACGGGAGAAGTGATCCGAGTGACGAGGTGGAATATG GAGCGGACAACGATCCGAAATTGCCTGCATTGCTGGCTGTCATTATAATCCCGCTCATAGTTTCCTTTTGCCTGTTAGTCTCTCTTGTGCTGCTCAGAAG ACATAAAGACATCATATTCCCAAAAATCCCAGAGCCATCGCTTCTCTTTAAGGACATGCTCATCAACAACATCAGAACCCCAGAGGAACTCCAG AGTCCTGCAGCTGGCAGACTGTATATTCCCCTTGAAGAAGTCGTAGAAAGCAAGATAAGTCTTGAACCTGACACACCGTTTGTACCAACGATGAAAAACGAGGCGAAATAA